The following proteins are encoded in a genomic region of Ignavibacteriota bacterium:
- the map gene encoding type I methionyl aminopeptidase has translation MIHRKNQKEIDLMRESCRIVSDVHRLLAPLCKAGARLSDLDAMAEDFIRANGGRPAFKGYPAPSRSVSAFPSTLCVSIDDEVVHGIPGERVIQDGEMVSIDVGVEKNGWYGDGAMTVIVGKGTPEKERLLAVTRESLFRGIECAAPGKRLGDVSAAVQAHVEENGFSVVRDLVGHGIGKNLHEDPPVPNFGRAGTGPELQPGMTLAIEPMVNYGGYQVRIASNGWTVLTRDASASAHFEHTVLITDNGAVTLTDHFTRDNG, from the coding sequence ATGATTCATCGCAAGAACCAGAAAGAAATCGACCTCATGCGCGAGAGCTGCCGCATCGTCTCGGATGTGCACCGCCTCCTTGCCCCGCTTTGCAAGGCGGGCGCGCGTTTGTCGGATCTGGATGCGATGGCCGAGGACTTTATCCGCGCAAATGGCGGGCGTCCGGCATTCAAGGGGTATCCCGCGCCGTCCCGTTCGGTCTCCGCTTTCCCGTCCACTCTGTGCGTCTCAATCGATGATGAAGTCGTGCATGGAATCCCCGGGGAGCGCGTGATTCAGGACGGCGAGATGGTTTCGATCGATGTGGGCGTGGAGAAGAACGGCTGGTACGGCGATGGCGCCATGACCGTGATCGTCGGCAAGGGCACGCCCGAGAAGGAGCGCCTGCTTGCGGTGACACGCGAGTCGCTGTTCCGCGGCATTGAATGCGCGGCCCCGGGCAAGCGTCTCGGCGACGTTTCGGCGGCGGTACAGGCGCATGTCGAGGAGAACGGGTTCTCGGTGGTGCGCGACCTCGTGGGCCACGGCATAGGCAAGAATCTTCACGAAGATCCGCCCGTGCCGAATTTCGGCCGCGCGGGAACCGGACCCGAATTGCAGCCCGGCATGACGCTGGCCATCGAACCGATGGTGAATTACGGCGGCTATCAGGTGCGGATCGCGTCGAACGGATGGACGGTGCTCACACGTGATGCCTCCGCCTCGGCGCATTTCGAACATACCGTGCTCATCACCGACAACGGTGCGGTGACGCTCACGGATCATTTTACGAGAGACAATGGCTAA
- the secY gene encoding preprotein translocase subunit SecY produces the protein MAGFAETFRNMFKIQELRQRILFTIALLIIVRFGAHVTLPGVNASALASLIESQQGQGGGLFGLFDLFVGGAFKNAAIFSLGIMPYITASIIIQLLGAVVPYFQKLQKEGGEEGRKKITQYTRYGTIVIAALQGWGVNVRLQNMTLPNNGMPIVPPEVQGIFFAISTMIVLAAATMFLMWIGEQITDRGIGNGISLIIFIGIVARLPHATIAEFARGENIIIEIIIIIAMVFITAGVIMVTQGTRRIPVQYAKRVVGRKVYGGVTQYIPLRVNTAGVMPIIFAQSIMFIPETITMFFPESEFMQTIAIWFQIDSVLYVVLYATMIVFFTYFYTAISFNPQDVSDNMKKQGGFIPGIRPGGHTRDYIENILTKITLPGSVFLALIAVLPSFMIRLNVTPEFAHFFGGTSLLIVVGVALDTLQQIESHLLMRHYDGFMKSGKIRGRLGRS, from the coding sequence ATGGCTGGATTTGCGGAAACATTTCGGAACATGTTCAAGATACAGGAACTGCGTCAGCGGATCCTGTTCACCATCGCCCTGCTTATCATTGTGCGCTTCGGCGCGCATGTCACCCTCCCGGGCGTCAACGCCTCGGCGCTCGCGAGTCTCATCGAATCGCAGCAGGGCCAGGGCGGCGGCCTCTTCGGACTCTTCGACCTCTTTGTGGGCGGCGCGTTCAAGAACGCTGCCATCTTCTCGCTCGGCATCATGCCGTACATCACCGCCTCGATCATCATCCAGCTTCTCGGCGCCGTGGTGCCGTATTTCCAGAAGCTGCAGAAAGAGGGCGGCGAAGAGGGCAGGAAAAAGATCACCCAGTACACGCGGTATGGCACCATCGTCATCGCGGCGCTGCAGGGCTGGGGCGTCAACGTGCGCCTTCAGAATATGACCCTTCCGAACAACGGCATGCCCATTGTCCCGCCTGAAGTGCAGGGCATCTTCTTCGCGATCTCCACCATGATCGTGCTTGCGGCCGCAACGATGTTCCTTATGTGGATAGGAGAGCAGATCACCGACCGGGGTATCGGCAACGGTATCTCACTCATCATTTTTATCGGCATCGTCGCGCGTCTCCCGCATGCGACCATCGCCGAATTTGCACGCGGCGAGAACATCATCATCGAGATCATCATCATCATCGCGATGGTGTTTATCACCGCGGGTGTGATCATGGTGACCCAGGGCACGCGGCGCATCCCCGTGCAATACGCGAAACGTGTTGTCGGACGAAAGGTGTACGGTGGTGTGACCCAGTACATTCCCCTGCGTGTCAACACCGCAGGCGTCATGCCTATCATCTTCGCGCAGTCCATCATGTTCATCCCCGAAACGATCACGATGTTCTTCCCCGAGAGTGAGTTCATGCAGACGATCGCGATCTGGTTCCAGATCGACTCCGTGCTGTATGTCGTGCTCTACGCGACGATGATCGTGTTCTTCACCTACTTCTACACCGCCATCTCGTTCAATCCTCAGGATGTGAGCGACAACATGAAGAAGCAGGGTGGATTTATTCCCGGCATTCGTCCGGGCGGTCACACGCGCGATTACATCGAGAACATTCTGACGAAGATCACACTTCCCGGATCCGTATTCCTCGCCCTTATCGCGGTGCTTCCCTCGTTCATGATCCGTCTGAACGTGACACCCGAATTCGCGCATTTCTTCGGCGGCACCAGTCTGCTGATCGTCGTAGGTGTTGCCCTCGACACACTCCAGCAAATTGAATCGCATCTTCTGATGCGGCATTACGACGGCTTCATGAAGAGCGGCAAGATTCGCGGCCGACTCGGAAGAAGCTGA